The Leadbettera azotonutricia ZAS-9 genome has a window encoding:
- the pstC gene encoding phosphate ABC transporter permease subunit PstC: MAAIFLIAACAAIFSVLLICLFLFANGFPAIGKIGVFKFLAGTQWKPTNNLYGIGPMILGSLYVTAGAIITGVPIGILTAVFMARFCPRRLHTVLSPAVNLLAGIPSVVYGFFGLVVLVPFIRYLTGGSGKSILSASILLGMMILPTIISVSEAAIRAVPETYYEGALALGASHEEAVFFALLPAAKQGIMAAVILGIGRSIGETMAVIMVAGNQAVVPKSLFKGVRTMTANIVLEMGYAADLHREALIGTAVVLFVFILIINVLFSLNKGGKK, translated from the coding sequence ATGGCCGCAATCTTCCTGATTGCGGCCTGCGCTGCAATTTTTAGCGTATTGTTAATCTGCCTTTTCCTTTTCGCCAACGGATTTCCGGCAATTGGGAAAATCGGCGTCTTTAAATTTCTTGCAGGAACCCAGTGGAAACCTACAAACAATCTCTACGGAATAGGCCCCATGATTTTGGGGAGCCTCTATGTTACCGCCGGGGCCATCATCACTGGGGTTCCCATAGGGATACTCACGGCGGTCTTTATGGCCCGTTTTTGCCCCCGCCGTCTTCACACAGTGTTAAGCCCGGCGGTAAACCTGCTGGCTGGCATACCTTCGGTGGTGTACGGATTTTTCGGATTAGTAGTATTAGTACCATTTATCCGTTACCTCACAGGAGGCAGCGGAAAGAGCATACTCAGCGCTTCTATACTCCTGGGAATGATGATACTTCCTACAATAATAAGCGTCTCGGAAGCGGCCATCAGGGCAGTGCCCGAAACCTACTACGAAGGCGCCCTCGCCCTTGGGGCAAGCCATGAGGAGGCGGTCTTTTTCGCCCTGCTTCCTGCGGCAAAGCAGGGGATCATGGCGGCGGTGATACTGGGCATAGGGCGCTCCATCGGCGAGACCATGGCGGTCATCATGGTGGCCGGGAATCAGGCAGTTGTGCCCAAAAGCCTCTTCAAGGGGGTGCGTACCATGACCGCCAACATTGTACTCGAAATGGGTTACGCCGCCGACCTTCACCGCGAAGCCCTCATAGGGACAGCGGTAGTACTGTTTGTGTTTATTCTCATCATCAATGTGCTTTTTTCACTCAACAAGGGAGGAAAAAAGTGA
- the pstA gene encoding phosphate ABC transporter permease PstA — translation MKTHHSARFPAKPFSLFLRSLVYAAAGITILIIIFISAYILIKGIPNISLKLFSPVYTSENSSLLPALINTVIMTFLSLLIAAPLGIFAAIYLAEYAGRGNKLVRAVRLAAETLAGIPSIVYGLFGMLLFVIRLHWGYSLLAGSFTLTIMILPLIMRTAEEALLSVPDMYREGSFGLGAGRLRTVFAVVLPPAAPGILGGIILASGRIIGETAALIFTAGTVARLPENLFSSGRTLAVHAYSLASEGLHINEAYAAAVILLALAALINTLSYMLAKKLMVST, via the coding sequence GTGAAAACCCATCACTCGGCGCGATTTCCTGCAAAACCTTTTTCCCTGTTCCTGCGTTCTTTGGTTTATGCGGCGGCAGGTATCACCATATTGATCATCATTTTTATCTCCGCATATATCCTGATAAAGGGCATACCTAACATAAGCCTAAAACTTTTCTCCCCGGTTTATACCAGCGAGAATTCCTCGCTCCTCCCCGCGCTTATCAATACCGTGATCATGACCTTCCTTTCACTTTTGATTGCAGCGCCTCTCGGCATCTTCGCCGCCATTTATCTTGCCGAATATGCCGGCAGGGGAAACAAACTGGTTCGGGCGGTACGGCTTGCGGCAGAAACCTTGGCGGGGATTCCTTCCATTGTGTACGGCCTTTTCGGCATGCTCCTCTTTGTGATACGCCTTCACTGGGGTTATTCTCTGCTTGCCGGGAGTTTTACCCTGACAATCATGATACTTCCCCTTATTATGCGTACTGCAGAGGAAGCCCTGCTCTCGGTGCCCGATATGTACCGCGAAGGGAGTTTCGGCCTTGGGGCGGGCCGTTTGCGGACAGTCTTTGCCGTGGTGCTGCCCCCGGCTGCCCCCGGTATACTGGGCGGCATCATATTGGCCTCGGGCAGGATCATAGGCGAGACTGCGGCCCTCATCTTTACTGCGGGGACAGTGGCCCGGTTGCCTGAAAATCTCTTTTCATCGGGACGTACCCTTGCGGTCCACGCTTACAGCCTTGCAAGCGAAGGGCTCCATATAAACGAGGCTTATGCGGCGGCAGTAATACTGCTGGCCCTGGCGGCTCTCATCA
- a CDS encoding isoamylase: MKSIMATALLILTIGIIGAADLESYQFIDRLLTLPGPGAPVIFEDTVIFTAPSSYRRVGISFAFEGYSRVYWYKKLMIPEDPAVIAAMGKKKNINPNKDSGILFHVQTIPEDIGNLDYRMVIEGLWTPDPLNPLAVRDEAGLTQSRVAIPVRAKPPSTFDAPAGSLRFTYNSAPGETITVGGTFNGWDPFMYELRETSPGVYTLTLALPPGTYQYVFFHRGERLLDPHNPNKIYTKQGMTASVAKIP, from the coding sequence ATGAAAAGCATAATGGCTACGGCGCTCCTTATATTAACTATCGGCATTATAGGGGCTGCTGATTTAGAGTCTTATCAATTTATTGATCGCCTTTTGACCCTTCCCGGTCCTGGGGCTCCGGTGATTTTTGAGGATACGGTCATCTTCACCGCCCCCTCAAGCTACCGCCGGGTGGGCATTTCCTTTGCCTTTGAGGGCTATTCCAGGGTCTACTGGTACAAAAAACTCATGATCCCCGAGGATCCTGCGGTCATTGCCGCCATGGGAAAGAAGAAAAACATCAATCCAAACAAGGATTCGGGCATACTTTTCCATGTCCAGACCATACCCGAAGATATAGGGAATCTTGATTACCGCATGGTCATCGAGGGCCTCTGGACTCCCGACCCCCTGAACCCCCTGGCGGTGAGGGATGAGGCAGGCCTTACCCAGTCCAGGGTTGCCATCCCTGTCCGCGCCAAACCGCCCTCAACATTCGACGCCCCCGCAGGAAGCCTCCGTTTTACCTATAATTCCGCCCCTGGGGAGACCATCACCGTGGGCGGTACTTTTAACGGCTGGGATCCCTTCATGTACGAACTCAGGGAAACAAGCCCCGGCGTCTATACCCTCACTCTGGCCCTTCCGCCGGGAACGTATCAATATGTTTTCTTCCATAGAGGGGAGCGGCTTTTGGATCCCCATAATCCCAACAAAATTTACACCAAACAGGGGATGACTGCCTCGGTCGCCAAAATTCCCTGA
- the flcA gene encoding periplasmic flagellar collar protein FlcA, with the protein MPSLRDLEEFKSSFSHLGREDQTRLELDMPADDLPLPDHEPAVLSADSGPAVSQGTGQDADDFGGLDDFAPFDDAGTDSPDAPLADGGADASFSNADSGSDFMDFGDLGDLLGSSGPDLNPDDAEPDLGEFDLGENAAPDPAADAMGDFLDTLPNDPGAVEEPLDDISEDAAPPDELPADDDFSMPEDLLNGLADDIESERASADTGDLGDFGSDLDLESLPDFGSDEITASDENTSDIEIPDLDEDLGSFEDAEPVDDVPAAAGADEESMDLSFDEGDGGFDLGGESLDLDTSSMGGDTFDNFNLDSDALKADFNIGSDIASGDAAASSGFGDDFGNLEDFSLPGIDNVFNGRTPGAAPGQAAPAGTKGAVVDEADLLGEVEEISLTDEDFGKLQDTLASYPLNLRIACEELIAEEAVSPDLMSNLIKLLVRGAPAKETAALAGKILGRTIPIPKGFEKKTGEELEAEQASFAYIFVHNFLPVLRLFMGIALVAVSLGYLIWNFIYLPQKAESIYKKGYERIAAGEYGRANDRFNEAFGIHQKKDWFYKYAEAFRDERQYIYAEEKYDQLLYYTASKNKRHIPEKKAVLDYANLETNYLRNYAKADSLLWRNILDYIPYDRDALLALGDNNLAWGEIEPARYEDAREAYAKLLENYGRTDPVLERMLKYFIRTDNLGEVLPLQNYFMYSEKRRITAPTLAELGGYLLDKRTEEVRGVPNEYRDSIGGIRDVLLRAVRSDTMLPESYYHLSRYYEYYGNSNDERLTLERANAAFDAAREETPRRLAYRIDALRRYAGILINRREFFPAEEQLVKGVHLYEDGLSRRILKSSPAYGKLYADLGDLEYFVKDGDMRTAIGYYRDSERTGYAPPEILYRMGAAHYQLRQWPDALNRFFAASSEMPLNRRILYALGNVSYLRGNYHAAQGYYDRLLEILDADRSRFPLIMPTDNEEQLELAERLMVAQNNMGVTLEALTERTGSNSYRSRAQGLYSDSERAWDVMTRNPLSMVRMRPSPEITAPGVNPAYLNVQNSLHPVPDYEPQFFLRIDKDVLEPSPWEGLAPPAFHLSEGLSSGR; encoded by the coding sequence ATGCCGTCATTGAGAGACCTGGAAGAGTTTAAGTCCTCATTCAGCCATTTAGGCAGGGAAGATCAAACCAGGCTCGAGCTGGATATGCCGGCTGACGACCTCCCCCTCCCGGATCATGAGCCGGCGGTCTTGTCTGCCGACAGCGGTCCAGCCGTAAGCCAGGGCACCGGCCAGGATGCTGATGATTTTGGAGGCCTCGACGATTTCGCTCCCTTTGATGATGCCGGTACTGACAGCCCTGACGCTCCTCTAGCCGATGGCGGCGCGGACGCTTCTTTTTCAAATGCGGATAGCGGTTCCGATTTTATGGATTTTGGCGACCTGGGCGACCTTTTGGGCAGTTCAGGTCCGGATCTCAATCCGGATGATGCTGAGCCTGATTTGGGCGAATTTGATCTCGGCGAAAACGCCGCCCCCGATCCTGCCGCCGATGCCATGGGCGATTTTCTGGATACCCTCCCCAATGATCCCGGCGCCGTGGAAGAGCCATTGGATGATATTTCTGAAGATGCTGCCCCTCCTGACGAGCTGCCCGCAGATGACGACTTCAGCATGCCCGAGGATTTGCTCAACGGACTGGCTGATGATATTGAATCCGAGCGGGCCTCTGCGGATACGGGAGATTTAGGCGATTTCGGAAGCGATCTTGATTTGGAAAGCCTCCCTGATTTTGGGTCAGATGAGATAACCGCTTCTGACGAAAATACCTCCGATATTGAAATCCCCGATCTCGATGAAGATCTGGGCTCTTTCGAAGATGCTGAACCTGTTGATGATGTTCCAGCTGCCGCAGGGGCAGACGAAGAGAGCATGGATCTTTCCTTTGATGAAGGGGACGGCGGTTTTGATCTGGGCGGCGAAAGCCTCGATCTTGATACCTCAAGCATGGGCGGCGATACTTTTGATAATTTCAACCTTGACAGTGATGCGCTTAAAGCTGATTTCAATATAGGAAGCGATATCGCATCAGGGGATGCCGCCGCCAGCAGCGGGTTTGGGGACGATTTTGGCAATCTCGAGGATTTTTCCCTTCCCGGCATTGACAATGTGTTTAACGGCAGGACGCCGGGCGCAGCGCCGGGCCAGGCGGCCCCGGCCGGCACTAAAGGGGCCGTGGTCGATGAGGCCGATTTGCTGGGCGAGGTTGAAGAAATCTCCCTCACTGATGAGGATTTTGGCAAACTTCAGGATACCCTGGCCTCCTATCCCCTCAACCTCAGGATAGCCTGCGAAGAGCTCATTGCCGAGGAAGCGGTCTCCCCTGATCTCATGTCCAATTTGATAAAGCTTCTTGTCAGAGGGGCACCCGCCAAAGAGACTGCCGCGCTGGCAGGGAAGATACTGGGCCGCACCATTCCCATACCCAAAGGCTTTGAAAAAAAGACCGGCGAAGAGCTTGAAGCTGAACAGGCGAGTTTTGCCTATATCTTTGTGCATAACTTCCTTCCGGTGCTCAGGCTTTTTATGGGGATTGCCCTGGTGGCAGTATCATTGGGCTATTTGATTTGGAATTTTATCTATCTTCCCCAAAAAGCTGAATCAATTTACAAGAAAGGCTACGAGAGGATTGCTGCCGGCGAATACGGCAGGGCCAATGATCGCTTTAACGAAGCCTTCGGGATTCATCAGAAAAAAGATTGGTTCTATAAATACGCAGAAGCTTTTAGGGACGAACGGCAGTATATCTACGCCGAAGAAAAGTACGATCAGCTTCTGTATTACACCGCTTCAAAAAATAAAAGGCATATCCCTGAGAAAAAAGCGGTCCTTGATTATGCGAACCTTGAGACCAATTATCTTAGGAATTATGCCAAGGCCGACAGCCTTTTATGGCGCAATATTTTGGATTATATCCCTTATGACAGGGATGCCCTTTTGGCCCTGGGCGATAATAACCTGGCATGGGGCGAGATAGAGCCTGCCCGCTATGAGGATGCCAGGGAAGCTTATGCCAAGCTGCTGGAAAATTACGGCCGGACCGATCCGGTTTTGGAACGCATGCTGAAATATTTTATCCGCACCGACAACCTTGGCGAAGTCCTGCCTCTGCAGAATTACTTTATGTACTCAGAGAAACGGAGGATCACAGCGCCAACCCTTGCCGAACTTGGCGGTTATCTTTTGGATAAACGTACCGAAGAAGTCCGGGGCGTCCCCAATGAATACCGGGACAGCATCGGGGGCATACGCGATGTGCTCCTTCGGGCAGTGCGCAGCGATACCATGCTCCCCGAATCCTATTACCATCTGTCGCGCTATTACGAATACTACGGCAATTCAAACGATGAACGCCTTACCCTGGAACGGGCCAACGCGGCTTTTGACGCTGCCAGGGAAGAAACACCCCGCCGCCTGGCTTACCGAATTGACGCCCTCCGACGCTATGCAGGTATACTCATCAATCGCAGGGAATTCTTCCCCGCCGAAGAGCAGCTCGTCAAGGGAGTCCATCTTTACGAAGACGGCCTTTCCCGCCGTATCCTGAAATCTTCCCCTGCCTATGGCAAGTTGTATGCGGATCTGGGCGACCTTGAATATTTTGTGAAAGACGGCGACATGAGAACCGCCATCGGTTATTACCGGGATTCCGAGCGCACTGGCTATGCCCCGCCCGAAATCCTCTACCGCATGGGGGCAGCCCATTACCAGCTCCGCCAGTGGCCCGATGCGCTGAACCGTTTCTTTGCGGCCTCTTCCGAAATGCCCCTTAACCGCCGCATCCTCTATGCCCTGGGGAATGTTTCCTATCTCAGGGGCAACTACCACGCAGCCCAGGGCTACTATGACCGCCTCCTCGAAATCCTCGACGCCGACCGTTCCCGCTTCCCCCTCATTATGCCCACGGACAATGAAGAACAGCTTGAGCTTGCCGAACGCCTCATGGTCGCCCAAAACAACATGGGCGTAACCCTGGAAGCCCTTACCGAACGCACCGGCTCCAACAGTTACCGTTCCCGCGCCCAGGGCCTCTATTCCGACTCCGAACGCGCCTGGGACGTGATGACCCGCAACCCCCTCAGCATGGTCCGCATGCGCCCCTCCCCCGAAATCACCGCCCCCGGCGTTAACCCAGCCTACCTCAACGTCCAGAACAGCCTCCACCCCGTGCCCGACTACGAACCCCAATTCTTCCTCCGCATAGACAAAGACGTCCTCGAACCCTCCCCCTGGGAAGGCCTTGCCCCCCCTGCTTTCCATCTGTCCGAAGGCCTCTCCTCGGGACGATGA
- a CDS encoding substrate-binding domain-containing protein — MKSIFRTIMASALLAGVFWSPAVFAAGGSQAQKKQITIISREDGSGTRSAFTELFNVLDANKADMTTDSAEITNNTAVMMTSVAGDINAIGYISLGSLDSTVKALKIDGVTASVANILNGSYKISRPFLIALKGSPTSQAADFISFIMSREGQAVIEKNGYIPMDNKGAFTGGKVSGKVIVAGSSSVTPVMEKLREAYLKINSGLDIEIQQSDSSTGMNAVISGICDIGMASRELKSSEEEKGLTAQTIAMDGIAVIVNLKNPLDGLSKDQVKDIFTGSVKTW; from the coding sequence ATGAAAAGCATTTTCAGAACTATCATGGCATCTGCCCTTTTGGCAGGCGTTTTCTGGAGCCCCGCGGTTTTTGCCGCAGGCGGCAGCCAGGCTCAGAAAAAACAGATTACGATTATAAGCCGCGAGGACGGCTCGGGTACGAGGAGTGCCTTTACGGAACTCTTCAATGTGCTGGACGCCAACAAGGCTGACATGACCACGGACAGCGCGGAAATCACCAACAACACGGCAGTCATGATGACCTCGGTTGCAGGAGATATAAACGCCATCGGGTATATCTCCCTGGGTTCGCTCGACAGTACCGTAAAGGCCCTGAAGATAGACGGGGTTACCGCCAGCGTTGCCAATATCCTGAATGGAAGCTACAAGATTTCCCGACCCTTCCTTATTGCCCTTAAGGGAAGCCCCACTTCCCAGGCCGCGGACTTCATCAGCTTCATTATGAGCAGGGAAGGACAGGCGGTGATAGAAAAAAACGGCTATATACCCATGGATAATAAGGGCGCCTTTACGGGGGGGAAAGTTTCGGGCAAAGTTATCGTGGCGGGTTCTTCCTCGGTAACCCCGGTGATGGAAAAACTCCGCGAAGCATATCTTAAAATCAATTCCGGCCTGGACATCGAGATACAGCAGAGCGATTCTTCCACTGGCATGAACGCGGTTATAAGCGGCATCTGCGATATCGGAATGGCTTCGCGGGAACTCAAGTCCAGCGAAGAAGAGAAGGGCCTCACGGCTCAGACTATAGCCATGGACGGTATTGCAGTGATAGTAAACCTCAAGAATCCCCTTGACGGGCTGTCCAAAGATCAGGTAAAGGACATCTTCACGGGAAGCGTGAAAACATGGTAA